The Salvia miltiorrhiza cultivar Shanhuang (shh) chromosome 1, IMPLAD_Smil_shh, whole genome shotgun sequence genome has a window encoding:
- the LOC131005164 gene encoding uncharacterized protein LOC131005164: MAQEEAEYGGWGAGSVVAMLFIVILLLLLPLGMAPGPVQPPSMSLLFIFPLSMAVILIFLFQASKTD; the protein is encoded by the coding sequence ATGGCGCAGGAGGAGGCTGAGTACGGCGGATGGGGGGCGGGCTCGGTGGTGGCGATGCTCTTTATAGTAATACTACTACTGCTTCTGCCGCTGGGGATGGCGCCCGGCCCCGTCCAGCCGCCCTCGATGTCGCTGCTCTTCATCTTCCCGCTCTCAATGGCTGTCATCCTCATTTTCCTCTTCCAAGCCTCCAAGACTGATTAG
- the LOC131005163 gene encoding costars family protein, with protein MAHTEAAVYKIITNYGNTTIKPERISESKHKNIWEEKNRSHLHTQIMNVGEEVERLKEEIKRLGKLQSDGSYTVTFGVLFNDDRCANIFEALVGTLRAAKKRKIVTYDGEMLLQGVHDNVEIKMKAEATASDAVASS; from the exons ATGGCACATACTGAAGCTGCTGTGTATAAAATCATTACGAATTATGGGAATACAACTATAAAACCAGAACGCATTTCTGAATCCAAGCACAAAAATATCTGGGAAGAGAAAAACAGATCCCATCTACACACTCAAATCATGAACGTAGGCGAAGAGGTGGAGCGCCTCAAAGAGGAGATCAAGCGTCTCGGCAAACTTCAATCCGACGGCTCCTACACG GTTACATTTGGTGTGCTATTTAATGATGATAGGTGCGCCAACATCTTTGAAGCTCTAGTTGGAACTCTACGCGCAGCAAAGAAACGAAAAATTGTCACATACGATGGTGAGATGCTGTTGCAGGGAGTCCATGACAATGTCGAGATCAAGATGAAAGCAGAAGCAACAGCAAGTGATGCAGTTGCAAGTAGCTAA
- the LOC131005167 gene encoding sabinene synthase 1, chloroplastic-like has protein sequence MTIIKCVLLVSNAGSSWGISSIFGGNDNHTSPKENSTSNPFNEPVQSMEQRMSMIHLREPPSVLRSSEPDSDEKTIEITATKLLLRSYYDIVRKSIQDYVPKAMHFLWIDLSGACFQEAKWYHNGYTPSLEEYLSNAKTSIAAPSIISQLYFTFPNSTDKMAIHLLYQYHHILYLSGMILRLADDLGTAQHELKRGDVLKAVQCYMKERNASEKEAQEHVRFLIREAWKEMNTF, from the exons ATGACAATCATTAAATGCGTCTTATTAGTAAGCAATGCTGGTTCGAGTTGGGGAATATCTTCAATATTTGGCGGAAATGACAATCATACATCACCTAAAGAGAACTCGACCAGCAATCCATTTAATGAACCTGTTCAAAGCATGGAACAGAGAATGTCGATGATCCATTTGAGAGAG CCCCCTAGTGTGTTGAGGTCGTCAGAACCTGACTCAGACGAAAAGACCATTGAGATTACTGCTACAAAGTTGTTACTGAGGTCGTATTATGATATTGTGCGGAAAAGCATTCAGGATTACGTACCAAAAGCCATGCATTTTCTG TGGATAGATTTGAGTGGAGCATGTTTCCAAGAGGCAAAGTGGTACCACAATGGATATACACCAAGCCTGGAAGAATATCTGAGCAACGCCAAGACTTCAATAGCAGCTCCTAGCATAATATCCCAACTCTATTTCACATTCCCAAACTCCACCGACAAAATGGCCATCCATCTCTTGTACCAATATCATCACATTCTTTACTTATCAGGAATGATTTTAAGGCTTGCTGACGATCTTGGGACAGCTCAA CACGAGCTGAAGAGAGGTGACGTGCTGAAAGCAGTCCAGTGTTACATGAAGGAGAGAAATGCTTCGGAGAAAGAGGCGCAAGAACACGTGAGGTTTCTGATCCGGGAGGCGTGGAAGGAGATGAACACATTTTAG
- the LOC131005161 gene encoding GATA transcription factor 24-like isoform X1, with amino-acid sequence MYGPPHASTMNETSITNDHPTAHLDDDDDDDDDDDNDNDNDNDVVHCPNAHDNPSSRIRYDPPNAAHSPHALAVLDTVASHALYAPDMPPPQGPSAAGDGAADQLTLSFQGEVYVFDSVSPERVQAVLLLLGGYDVPTGIPTPGMTPQSHRNLADYPGRSSQPQRAASLNRFREKRKERCFEKKIRYTVRKDVASRMQRKKGQFTSSKSMLEEPGSSEWNGNSGPEEQETSCIHCGISSKSTPMMRRGPVGPRTLCNACGLKWANKGVLRDLSKLPIIMKLNRETKCEDTGMHPSTAITSSSGDN; translated from the exons ATGTACGGACCACCACACGCCTCCACCATGAATGAGACCTCCATTACCAACGACCACCCCACTGCTCAtctcgatgacgatgacgacgacgacgacgacgacgataACGATAACGATAACGATAACGACGTCGTTCACTGCCCCAATGCTCACGACAACCCCTCTTCTCGGATCAGGTACGACCCCCCCAACGCTGCCCACTCACCCCACGCCCTCGCCGTCCTCGACACCGTCGCCTCTCACGCCCTCTATGCGCCCGATATGCCCCCGCCCCAGGGCCCCTCCGCCGCCGGCGATGGCGCCGCCGACCAGCTCACCCTTTCCTTTCAGGGCGAAGTTTATGTTTTCGACTCAGTTTCCCCTGAAAGG GTTCAGGCAGTTTTGTTATTGTTGGGTGGGTACGATGTGCCCACCGGTATTCCTACTCCGGGGATGACACCTCAGAGCCACAGG AACTTGGCTGATTATCCTGGAAGGTCGAGTCAGCCTCAAAGGGCTGCCTCTTTGAACCGGTTTAGAGAGAAGAGGAAAGAACGTTGTTTTGAAAAGAAGATCCGTTATACAGTTCGCAAAGACGTTGCCTCCAG GATGCAGCGCAAGAAAGGTCAGTTTACGTCATCAAAATCAATGCTTGAGGAACCAGGATCATCAGAGTGGAATGGAAATTCTGGCCCGGAAGAGCAGGAAACCTC GTGTATACATTGTGGGATCAGCTCAAAGTCCACCCCTATGATGCGACGTGGACCAGTTGGGCCAAGAACTTTGTGTAATGCATGTGGCCTCAAGTGGGCCAACAAG GGAGTCTTGAGGGACCTGTCAAAACTTCCCATTATTATGAAG CTCAACAGGGAAACAAAATGCGAGGATACCGGCATGCACCCTTCTACCGCGATCACATCTTCCAGTGGCGACAACTAA
- the LOC131005161 gene encoding GATA transcription factor 24-like isoform X2 → MYGPPHASTMNETSITNDHPTAHLDDDDDDDDDDDNDNDNDNDVVHCPNAHDNPSSRIRYDPPNAAHSPHALAVLDTVASHALYAPDMPPPQGPSAAGDGAADQLTLSFQGEVYVFDSVSPERVQAVLLLLGGYDVPTGIPTPGMTPQSHRNLADYPGRSSQPQRAASLNRFREKRKERCFEKKIRYTVRKDVASSLDQLNHLFVSKCHLYPMHMPSPGCSARKVSLRHQNQCLRNQDHQSGMEILARKSRKPRVYIVGSAQSPPL, encoded by the exons ATGTACGGACCACCACACGCCTCCACCATGAATGAGACCTCCATTACCAACGACCACCCCACTGCTCAtctcgatgacgatgacgacgacgacgacgacgacgataACGATAACGATAACGATAACGACGTCGTTCACTGCCCCAATGCTCACGACAACCCCTCTTCTCGGATCAGGTACGACCCCCCCAACGCTGCCCACTCACCCCACGCCCTCGCCGTCCTCGACACCGTCGCCTCTCACGCCCTCTATGCGCCCGATATGCCCCCGCCCCAGGGCCCCTCCGCCGCCGGCGATGGCGCCGCCGACCAGCTCACCCTTTCCTTTCAGGGCGAAGTTTATGTTTTCGACTCAGTTTCCCCTGAAAGG GTTCAGGCAGTTTTGTTATTGTTGGGTGGGTACGATGTGCCCACCGGTATTCCTACTCCGGGGATGACACCTCAGAGCCACAGG AACTTGGCTGATTATCCTGGAAGGTCGAGTCAGCCTCAAAGGGCTGCCTCTTTGAACCGGTTTAGAGAGAAGAGGAAAGAACGTTGTTTTGAAAAGAAGATCCGTTATACAGTTCGCAAAGACGTTGCCTCCAG TTTGGACCAACTCAACCACTTATTCGTATCAAAATGTCATCTTTATCCCATGCATATGCCATCTCCAGGATGCAGCGCAAGAAAGGTCAGTTTACGTCATCAAAATCAATGCTTGAGGAACCAGGATCATCAGAGTGGAATGGAAATTCTGGCCCGGAAGAGCAGGAAACCTC GTGTATACATTGTGGGATCAGCTCAAAGTCCACCCCTATGA